A stretch of Imperialibacter roseus DNA encodes these proteins:
- a CDS encoding ABC transporter ATP-binding protein: protein MVELVNITKLYHKKPVVNDVSLFVPRGQTLVLLGKSGSGKTTLLKMINRLIEPDKGSILIDGENITNRPVEELRRNIGFVIQAIGLFPHWTVAQNIATVPTLIDWSKDKISSRVSELLEHMGLPLHFASRYPHELSGGQQQRIGVARALAANPSLLLMDEPFGALDPIIRKEIQSDFQHLGIFKEVTKIVVTHDVKEAFYLGDEVALIDEGRVIEKATPRNLLFNSISDLVRSFIGEDAWSLKLSEIALSEVIAFLPLTESYADEVLICHTDEKPFSRVFSLTNSDHQQVKIVDNSGLVGHASVADLKASFLKLESQLAVH from the coding sequence ATGGTCGAACTGGTCAATATTACTAAACTCTACCACAAAAAACCTGTAGTCAACGATGTTTCTCTTTTTGTTCCAAGAGGGCAAACGTTGGTGCTACTCGGCAAGAGCGGATCCGGAAAAACCACCCTCCTGAAAATGATCAACAGGCTAATTGAACCCGATAAAGGAAGTATTCTTATTGATGGAGAAAACATCACCAATCGGCCAGTAGAGGAACTTAGAAGAAATATTGGTTTCGTGATCCAGGCCATTGGTCTGTTTCCACACTGGACTGTCGCCCAAAACATAGCCACTGTGCCGACTTTAATCGACTGGTCAAAAGACAAAATCTCATCAAGGGTGTCGGAGCTGTTGGAGCACATGGGACTACCGCTGCATTTCGCTTCGAGGTACCCGCATGAATTGAGCGGTGGGCAGCAGCAGCGAATCGGCGTAGCCAGGGCCCTCGCCGCCAATCCATCGTTGCTTCTTATGGACGAGCCTTTCGGAGCGCTCGATCCAATCATACGAAAAGAGATACAGTCCGATTTTCAACACCTGGGTATCTTCAAAGAAGTAACAAAAATCGTGGTCACCCACGACGTAAAAGAAGCTTTCTATCTGGGAGATGAGGTAGCGCTTATTGACGAGGGCAGAGTCATCGAAAAAGCCACTCCCAGAAACTTGCTATTCAATTCTATAAGTGATCTGGTTAGGAGCTTTATTGGGGAAGATGCATGGTCACTTAAACTTTCGGAAATAGCGCTTTCGGAAGTTATCGCCTTCCTTCCATTAACCGAAAGCTATGCAGACGAGGTGTTGATTTGTCATACAGATGAAAAGCCATTTAGCCGGGTATTTTCGTTGACAAATTCCGACCATCAACAAGTAAAAATCGTCGACAATAGTGGACTTGTCGGGCATGCTTCTGTGGCCGACTTAAAAGCTTCATTTCTCAAACTAGAAAGCCAACTGGCTGTACACTGA